Within the Enterobacter bugandensis genome, the region GCCGACGTCATTATCTCAGCCGCTGGAACAGTCTACGGCAACGGCCATCATGGCCGGGATTAAGCCGCTGCCGGAAGGCATCGACGTTGAATCGCTCAGCCAGCAGCTCCAGACAGGCCTGCCTTCAGGCTACACGCCTGCCTATATCAATCAGCTCACGCTGCTTTATGCTGCCCGCGATATGAAACCCATGTGGGAAAATCGTGAAGCCGTGCGCGCCTTCCAGCAACAGCTGGCGGAAGTGGCCATTGCGGGATTCCAGCCGCAGTTTACGAAGTGGGTTGAGCTGTTAACCGATCCTGCCGTCACCGGTCAGGCGCGGGACGTGGTCCTTTCCGATGCCATGATGGGTTACCTGCAGTTTGTGGCGGGTATTCCGGTCAATGGCAACCGCTGGCTGTATAGCGATAGGCCCTATAAGCTGGCGACGCCAGCCCTGTCGGTGATTAACCAGTGGCAATTAGCGCTGGATAATGGCGACCTGCCGCGCTTCATTGCCAGCCTCGCGCCGGCGCATCCACAGTATGCCACGATGCACCAGTCGCTCCTCGCGCTGGTGGGGGACTCGCGTCCATGGCCGCAAATACGGGGGACCGCAACGCTGCGTCCGGGTCAGTGGAGCAGCGATGTGCCAGCCCTGCGCGAGATCCTTAAACGCTCCGGTATTCTTGATGGCGGGCCGAAGATTGCCCTGCCGGGCGACGATCCGCAAAGCGCGGTGGTCAGCCCGTCAGCGCCCATAAAAGAGAACAAGGCCACTACCCTGAGCAATAAGCCCGAGGCTTACGATCGCGAGCTGGTTGCCGCGGTTAAACAGTTCCAGGCCGCTCAAGGGCTGGGAGCCGATGGCGTCATTGGACCCTCAACGCGTGACTGGCTTAACGTATCACCTGCGCAGCGGGCCGGGGTGCTGGCGCTTAATATTCAGCGTTTGCGTTTGCTGCCGGGCACGCTGTCTACCGGCATTATGGTCAACATCCCGGCCTATTCACTGGTTTATTATCAGAATGGTAGCGAGAAGCTGGCCTCGCGCGTGATTGTCGGGCGTCCGGATCGCAAAACGCCGATGATGAGCAGCGCGTTAAATAACGTGGTGGTTAACCCGCCGTGGAACGTGCCGCCGACGCTGGCGCGTAAGGACATTCTGCCTAAGGTCTGGAACGATCCGGGTTATCTGGAACGTCACGGCTATACGGTCATGCGTGGCTGGAACAGTAAAGAGGCGATCGATCCTTACATGGTCGACTGGTCGACGATCACGGCCTCCAACCTACCGTTCCGCTTCCAGCAGGCTCCCGGAGCGCATAACTCGCTGGGGCGCTACAAATTCAACATGCCAAGTTCAGATGCTATCTATCTGCACGATACGCCGAACCACAATCTGTTCCAGAAAGATACCCGGGCACTGAGTTCAGGCTGCGTGCGCGTGAATAAAGCCTCGGAGTTGGCCAACATGCTGCTGCAGGATGCGGGCTGGAACGATACGCGTATTTCTGACGCCCTGAAGCAGGGTGATACGCGCTACGTGAATATTCGCCACAACATTCCGGTTAATCTTTATTATCTGACAGCGTTTGTGGGTGAAGACGGTCGCACGCAGTACCGTACAGATATTTACAATTATGATCTCACCGCGCGATCCGGCGCACAAATTTTGCCAAAAGCGGAACAATTAATCAGGTAAATGAAGTAGTTCGGGAAAAATGATTGTCGTAAGTTATGGTGAATCGGGGCCAATATCGCTGTAAGCCGCGTATTCACTGGGGTTGGGCGCCTTGACGTACCCTGTTTTGCCAGTTAAGGTGCCCTTCGTGCGCTAAGCATATTACGATTTCCTTGACCTGTAGACCTGATTATCATGGACAAATTTGACGCTAATCGCCGCAAGCTGCTGGCGTTAGGTGGTGTTGCGCTTGGCGCAGCGGCCATCTTACCGACGCCAGCATTTGCCACCCTCTCGACACCTCGTCCGCGCGTTTTAACGCTCAGCAATCTTCACACCGGTGAGTCGCTAAAAGCGGAGTTTTTCGATGGCAGAGGCTATATTCAGGATGAATTAGCAAGACTCAACCATTTTTTCCGTGATTTCCGCGCGAATAAAGTAAAAGCCATCGACCCAGGACTGTTTGATCAGCTTTTCCGCCTTCAGGGCCTGCTGGGCACCAGCAAGCCGGTGCAGCTTATTTCTGGTTATCGCTCAATTGATACCAACAATGAACTGCGCGCCCATAGCCGTGGGGTAGCGAAAAAAAGCTACCACACGAAGGGACAGGCAATGGATTTCCACATTGAAGGCGTTTCGTTAGCCAATATTCGCAAAGCCGCGTTATCTATGCGCGCGGGTGGTGTAGGATATTACCCACGTAGCAACTTTGTGCATATTGATACCGGGCCGGTTCGGCACTGGTAATAACGAAACACAGGAGCAGTATGAACTATCGTATTATTCCGGTTACCGCGTTCTCCCAGAACTGTTCATTAATCTGGTGCGAGCAAACCAAACTGGCCGCGCTTGTCGATCCCGGCGGTGACGCTGAGAAAATCAAGCAGGACGTTGCCGACAGCGGCGTGACGCTGATGCAGATTTTACTGACGCATGGTCACCTCGACCACGTAGGCGCAGCGGCTGAACTGGCTAAACACTACGGTGTGCCGATTATTGGCCCGGAAAAAGAAGATGAGTTCTGGCTGCAGGGGTTACCCGCCCAAAGCCGCATGTTTGGCCTTGATGAGTGTCTGCCATTGACGCCCGATCGCTGGCTGAACGAAGGAGAGCGCGTTAACGTAGGGAATGTGACTTTACAGGTGTTGCATTGTCCTGGGCATACGCCAGGCCATATCGTCTTCTTTGACGACCAGTCCCGTCTGCTGATTTCCGGCGATGTGATTTTCAAAGGTGGCGTAGGACGCAGCGATTTTCCGCGCGGCGATCACGGGCAGCTGATTCAGTCGATTAAACAGAAGTTATTGCCGCTGGGTGATGACGTAACGTTTATCCCTGGACACGGTCCGATATCGACGCTGGGCTATGAACGGCTCCATAACCCGTTCCTTCAGGATGAAATGCCTGTCTGGTAACCGGCATAAAAAAAGCCTGCTTAACGCAGGCTTTTTTGTGGGCGCAAATTACAGGACGGCGACAATAGCTTCGCACAGTGGCGCCATGTTGTCAGGGGTCATGCCTGCAACGTTTACGCGGCCAGAGGCTACGGCGTATACGCCAAACTCTTCACGCAGACGCAGAACCTGCTCTTTGGTCAGGCCGCTGAACGAGAACATACCGTTCTGTTTGATGATGAAGCTGAAGTCGCGGTCAGCGCCTTTCTCAGCCAGGGTGTTCACAAACAGCAGGCGC harbors:
- the ldtD gene encoding L,D-transpeptidase, which codes for MLLKKECGRQLSALSLCLAVMFAPLLTAQADEPEIVPTDSTATTGAQPTSLSQPLEQSTATAIMAGIKPLPEGIDVESLSQQLQTGLPSGYTPAYINQLTLLYAARDMKPMWENREAVRAFQQQLAEVAIAGFQPQFTKWVELLTDPAVTGQARDVVLSDAMMGYLQFVAGIPVNGNRWLYSDRPYKLATPALSVINQWQLALDNGDLPRFIASLAPAHPQYATMHQSLLALVGDSRPWPQIRGTATLRPGQWSSDVPALREILKRSGILDGGPKIALPGDDPQSAVVSPSAPIKENKATTLSNKPEAYDRELVAAVKQFQAAQGLGADGVIGPSTRDWLNVSPAQRAGVLALNIQRLRLLPGTLSTGIMVNIPAYSLVYYQNGSEKLASRVIVGRPDRKTPMMSSALNNVVVNPPWNVPPTLARKDILPKVWNDPGYLERHGYTVMRGWNSKEAIDPYMVDWSTITASNLPFRFQQAPGAHNSLGRYKFNMPSSDAIYLHDTPNHNLFQKDTRALSSGCVRVNKASELANMLLQDAGWNDTRISDALKQGDTRYVNIRHNIPVNLYYLTAFVGEDGRTQYRTDIYNYDLTARSGAQILPKAEQLIR
- a CDS encoding YcbK family protein gives rise to the protein MDKFDANRRKLLALGGVALGAAAILPTPAFATLSTPRPRVLTLSNLHTGESLKAEFFDGRGYIQDELARLNHFFRDFRANKVKAIDPGLFDQLFRLQGLLGTSKPVQLISGYRSIDTNNELRAHSRGVAKKSYHTKGQAMDFHIEGVSLANIRKAALSMRAGGVGYYPRSNFVHIDTGPVRHW
- a CDS encoding MBL fold metallo-hydrolase; this translates as MNYRIIPVTAFSQNCSLIWCEQTKLAALVDPGGDAEKIKQDVADSGVTLMQILLTHGHLDHVGAAAELAKHYGVPIIGPEKEDEFWLQGLPAQSRMFGLDECLPLTPDRWLNEGERVNVGNVTLQVLHCPGHTPGHIVFFDDQSRLLISGDVIFKGGVGRSDFPRGDHGQLIQSIKQKLLPLGDDVTFIPGHGPISTLGYERLHNPFLQDEMPVW